From Apium graveolens cultivar Ventura chromosome 9, ASM990537v1, whole genome shotgun sequence, the proteins below share one genomic window:
- the LOC141683562 gene encoding alpha,alpha-trehalose-phosphate synthase [UDP-forming] 6-like: protein MVSRSYSNLLELASSEGPSPSLGRMSRRIPRVMTVPGIISDLDDDPSESVCSDDPSSVAQPDRLIIVANQLPIRAQRKTDDSKGWIFSWDENSILLQLKEGLGDNDIEVFYVGTLKEEIHPNEQDEVSQILLETFKCVPTFLPPDLYCRYYHGFCKQQLWPLFHYMLPLSPDLGGRFNRSLWQAYVSVNKIFADRIMEVINPEDDFVWIHDYHLMVLPTFLRKRFNRVKLGFFLHSPFPSSEIYKTLPIREELLRALLNSDLIGFHTFDYARHFLSCCSRMLGLSYESKRGYIGLEYYGRTVSIKILPVGIHMSQLQSVLSLPETETKVADLIKQFHDQGRIMLLGVDDMDIFKGISLKLLAMEQLLVQHPEWQGKVVLVQIANPARGRGKDVKEVQAETNSTVKRINDTFGKPGYEPVILIDQPLKFYERIAYYVVAECCLVTAVRDGMNLIPYEYIISRQGNERLDKVLGLTSNSPKKSMLVVSEFIGCSPSLSGAIRVNPWNIDIVAEAMDCSLEMAEPEKQLRHEKHYKYVSTHDVGYWARSFLQDLERTCKDHETRRCWGIGFGLSFRVVSLDPNFKKLSMEHIVSVYKRTTTRALLLDYDGTLMPHSAIDKSPTAKTIEVLKHLCRDKNNMVFIVSAKSRNTLGQWFSGCDNLGIGAEHGFFLRPHKTAEWETCAPVVDCSWKQIAEPVMKLYTETTDGSTIEDKETSTVWCYEDADPDFGSCQAKELLDHLDSVLANEPVTVKSGQNVVEVKPQGVSKGLVAKRLLSTMQERGMVPDFVLCIGDDRSDEDMFEVISSSIPSQTIASKVEVFECTVGKKPSKAKYYLDDTVQILSLLQGLASVSEQAAVE from the exons ATGGTGTCAAGATCATACTCAAACCTCTTGGAGCTTGCCTCCAGTGAGGGTCCATCTCCGTCTTTAGGGCGTATGAGTCGGAGAATTCCAAGAGTTATGACGGTTCCTGGTATAATATCTGATCTTGATGATGACCCATCAGAGAGTGTGTGCTCTGATGACCCTTCTTCAGTAGCTCAACCAGATAGGCTAATTATTGTTGCTAATCAACTGCCTATTAGGGCACAACGAAAAACGGATGATAGTAAAGGTTGGATTTTTAGCTGGGATGAGAACTCGATTCTGCTCCAGCTGAAAGAGGGGTTGGGTGATAATGATATTGAAGTTTTTTATGTTGGCACACTTAAAGAAGAAATTCACCCGAATGAGCAAGATGAGGTTTCTCAAATTCTGTTAGAGACGTTTAAATGTGTGCCCACCTTTCTGCCCCCTGATTTGTATTGTAGATACTACCATGGGTTTTGTAAGCAGCAATTGTGGCCTTTGTTTCATTACATGTTGCCGTTATCGCCTGATCTTGGTGGTAGGTTTAATCGCTCGCTGTGGCAGGCTTATGTTTCAGTTAATAAGATATTTGCGGATAGGATAATGGAAGTGATTAATCCTGAAGATGATTTTGTGTGGATTCATGACTACCATCTTATGGTACTTCCCACCTTTTTGAGGAAGAGATTCAATCGGGTGAAACTGGGATTTTTCCTTCATAGTCCATTTCCATCATCAGAGATCTATAAGACTTTGCCAATCAGAGAGGAGCTACTTCGAGCATTATTGAATTCTGATCTGATTGGTTTTCATACTTTTGATTATGCTCGTCATTTTCTCTCGTGTTGCAGCCGTATGCTTGGCCTGTCTTATGAATCTAAGCGGGGTTATATTGGCCTTGAGTATTATGGACGAACTGTTAGCATCAAGATACTTCCTGTTGGTATCCACATGTCTCAGCTTCAATCGGTTTTGAGCCTTCCAGAAACAGAAACAAAGGTTGCTGATCTCATTAAACAGTTTCATGATCAGGGCAGGATCATGTTGCTTGGGGTAGATGATATGGACATTTTCAAGGGCATCAGCTTGAAGTTGTTGGCCATGGAACAGCTGCTTGTCCAACATCCAGAGTGGCAGGGAAAGGTCGTCTTAGTGCAAATAGCAAATCCAGCTAGAGGTCGTGGAAAAGATGTGAAGGAAGTTCAAGCTGAGACCAATTCTACTGTGAAGCGAATTAATGATACATTCGGAAAACCTGGATATGAACCAGTCATCCTAATTGATCAGCCCCTTAAGTTTTATGAGAGAATTGCTTATTATGTTGTTGCCGAGTGTTGTTTGGTTACTGCAGTGAGAGATGGTATGAATCTCATACCATATGAGTATATAATTAGCCGCCAAGGGAATGAGAGGCTCGACAAGGTGTTAGGGCTAACATCTAACAGTCCAAAGAAGAGTATGCTAGTTGTGTCGGAGTTTATTGGGTGCTCTCCATCTTTAAGTGGAGCAATTCGGGTAAACCCATGGAATATTGATATTGTGGCAGAGGCTATGGATTGTTCCTTGGAAATGGCAGAGCCAGAGAAACAACTGCGACATGAGAAACATTACAAATATGTCAGCACCCATGATGTTGGGTACTGGGCTCGTAGTTTTTTGCAAGATTTAGAGAGAACGTGCAAGGATCATGAGACAAGAAGATGCTGGGGCATCGGCTTTGGGTTAAGTTTCAGGGTTGTATCACTTGATCCTAATTTTAAGAAACTTTCTATGGAGCACATTGTTTCAGTGTATAAGAGGACTACAACTCGAGCACTCCTTCTGGATTATGATGGCACATTAATGCCTCACTCTGCAATTGACAAGAGCCCAACAGCTAAAACTATAGAGGTCCTAAAACATTTGTGCAGGGATAAGAACAATATGGTTTTTATTGTCAGTGCTAAAAGCCGAAACACTTTAGGCCAATGGTTTTCTGGTTGTGACAATTTAGGAATTGGAGCTGAACATGGTTTTTTCTTAAG ACCACATAAAACTGCTGAATGGGAAACATGCGCACCAGTTGTCGATTGTAGTTGgaaacagattgcagaacctgTCATGAAGTTGTACACTGAGACAACTGATGGATCGACAATTGAAGACAAAGAAACGTCAACAGTCTGGTGTTATGAGGATGCTGATCCTGATTTTGGTTCTTGTCAAGCTAAAGAACTTCTCGATCATCTTGATAGTGTGCTCGCAAATGAACCAGTTACAGTCAAGAGCGGGCAGAATGTTGTGGAGGTTAAGCCGCAG GGTGTAAGCAAAGGGCTAGTAGCAAAACGCCTACTTTCTACAATGCAAGAGAGAGGAATGGTACCGGATTTTGTATTGTGCATAGGAGATGACCGATCGGATGAAGATATGTTTGAAGTTATTTCGAGTTCCATCCCAAGTCAAACTATAGCTTCAAAAGTCGAAGTTTTTGAATGCACAGTTGGTAAAAAACCAAGCAAGGCCAAGTACTATCTTGATGATACTGTGCAAATTCTTAGTTTGCTGCAGGGATTAGCCTCTGTTTCAGAACAAGCTGCAGTTGAGTAG